DNA from Quercus lobata isolate SW786 chromosome 1, ValleyOak3.0 Primary Assembly, whole genome shotgun sequence:
ATCTCCATTCCAAGATCACCACGGGCAACCATGAATGAGTCAGTCTCACGCAAGATCTCATCAAAATTGATTACTCCCTCCTGATTCTCAACCTGAGAAAACCACAGCAATTAAACAATCATCATTTGACCAACACTCCACAACAACCAAACAATCATCGCTTGATCAAGATTtaggggggagagagagagagagagagagagaatggtaCAGCAACATGGAAAAATGCATTttctttgacaattttttcagtAAAGTTGCTCAGATTAATTAAGGAACGAATTATCTTTAATATTCACAAACATATAGAGCCATACTTGACTTTTTTCAAACATATTTTGTTACCTCATCAAGCTTCAAACTTGAGATTAAGCTTGGTTCATTTAATTAAAGAACGAGCTCAAGGAGTATAATAATGAATTGAACTCGAGCTTTTCATGAAcaactttattcattttaaaacCCTAGTGGCAACTCATGCATGGGCCTTGGAGAGTCCAAAAACGCAGATTTTGCAAATTAACCATGTATAACTTGCatttcttttgttaaatggCACCATTTAACATCAACATCTTACCATATGAAAGTCAggaaacccttttttttttttttttgagaatcagaaTGTGTGAGGCATCTTtcaaagaagaaacaaagcccaattgagagagagatgggGAAAAAAAGCCAACAAACTGACAGAACCAACCAATGAAGGAGGGCATATATCTTTCAATTTATAATCATGTTTTCCAACAGTCCCAACAACTTGCCAATTGATGGATAAGTCCTTGCTTGTGGAAGGGATgttttgtactttaaaaaatataggaatTCTAAATTTAATAACTTACTTCAACATAACAGTATCCAGGTTTTGATAAACATAGTAAAGAGATACATAGAAAGACAAAGGAAAGGAGTGTGGAGAAAACAAGTAGAGTTCAATTTAAGCAGATTACTCTCTAAAGCTGACTTTGAAGGCAAGGATGGAACCCGTTTTTGATTTGTGAAAGTCTCGACCCTTCTTCCGAACTCTCTCTTCAACCTGTAACATGTCCACCACACAAATTATATAGTTTACACACACGAAGgaattgaagagagagagagagagagagatctagaCCCGTTTGCGCATGAGGTCCGGGTTGCCGATGGAATAAGCGAGAATGGCACGGAGCTCATGGTCATGTTTGCAAGCATCTTCAAGAACTTTGGCCCAGGCAGGATAGTTGTGAAGGTTGTCAAGTTGGCGCTTCCTCTTCTCTTCTCGAATCTTCAGCAATCTGCGCCCTCGAGCGCTGCTTCCTGTCGTTACTTCAATTtctctactactactactactgttTTTACTTGTACTTGCGGTGGCACCAGACTCATTATTGGAAACCCAAGAAGAAGATATCGGAAACAAAGGTATTTGCTTCTTCTTAGTTATATACACAgtgggagagggagagggagagggaggaCAGACTGATAGTTTTGGGCATGGATGATAATATATTGAGCACAACATAACTTTCAATTTTACATAGCTCTGCttatctcactctctctcaatACATATCGATCATATCATCGCTTTTCATTTACATTTACACGTTCcttttttgggttcttttttatttttttaatctccagcatttctttcttatttctttatctttttttgtaACAGCAGCAACCATAACTATTACTTACTGCTCCAATAATGGGCACTCTTGCCAAGCCCAACTCAATTTTTGCAcatttttaatatgtaatatacttaaaaaaaaaaaaaaaaaaaaaaaaaaaaacaaaaacaaaaacaaaacaaaacaaaaaaaacttgtgaGGACAACCCAGCCTCCatgcttttcctttttttctttaaatttcaatttgttccaagttttcttctttttttttttaaccaattatTCTTTTGGATAATCTAGCATCCTTATCTTCTTTGTTTTATATTCTTTGGAAATTTATCTATGCATCAGCATTAACAATATCACCTTCTCCAACTGCACCACTCAACTCAAACTAAGACAATTTAGTTTGTAAATCAGTATCATATCTATAACACTTACAATGCATTGCAGGTGAAtccgttttctttttttaatttggttaatCATTTATTTACTTaaccaaataataatttgtcttaacataatgttttttttttcttctattacGAATAGTAGATAATGCCGAACAGAACAAGGAACAGCC
Protein-coding regions in this window:
- the LOC115966336 gene encoding uncharacterized protein LOC115966336 isoform X2, translating into MLCSIYYHPCPKLSVCPPSPSPSPTVYITKKKQIPLFPISSSWVSNNESGATASTSKNSSSSSREIEVTTGSSARGRRLLKIREEKRKRQLDNLHNYPAWAKVLEDACKHDHELRAILAYSIGNPDLMRKRVEERVRKKGRDFHKSKTGSILAFKVSFRDFNPLDSYIWFELYGAPSDRDVDLIGGVIQSWYVMGRLGAFNSANLQLANSSMEYNPLYDANKGFNVMPSSFHDISDVEFQDNWGRFWVDLGTSDYFAIDVLLNCLTVLSSDYLGIQQIVFGGRCMGDWEEGMTNPDFGYKYFKI